The following coding sequences lie in one Rutidosis leptorrhynchoides isolate AG116_Rl617_1_P2 chromosome 4, CSIRO_AGI_Rlap_v1, whole genome shotgun sequence genomic window:
- the LOC139844850 gene encoding pentatricopeptide repeat-containing protein At5g04780, mitochondrial: MKTICKFTKSIQSLHKNARNLSHCLMLTPQDTRVRTNPTHIPTLHQILQKCAKEKLPTEGMACHSCIIQYGLFTNTLTSNMLINMYSKCGFINYARKVFDEIPERSLVSWNTMIGSYTQNGNEKEALDLFVQMQKEGIEFSEFTLSGVLCACAAEFAVLECRQLHAFAFKTSMLANMFVGTALLDVYAKCNLVEDAIRVFEYMPEKSAVTWSSMVAGYVKNELYEEALMMFKKVQVTGVEFNQFIVSSVLAACAAIAAKIEGIQAHAVLFKTGFDVNFFVCSSLVDMYSKCGSINEAYLVFSCAQDKNIVLLNAMISGFSRHGRPMEARILFEKMQQIGLQPNEVTYVSVLSACGHMGLVKEGKKYFDMMVKEHNLSPNVFHYSCMVDILGRTGFIDEARSLIDKMPFVATASIWGSLLSSCRVYKNVELAEIAAKHLFEIEPENAGNHVLLSNIYAANRQWNEVIQARKHLKETQVKKERGKSWIEIKDKVHTFMVGERNHDRHDEIYSRLDDMFEEMEKFGYRCETQHDLHNVEENQKEQLLRHHSEKLALVFGLMCLPSSASIRIMKNLRICGDCHVFMKLASKITGREIVVRDTNRFHHFRNGFCSCNEFW; this comes from the coding sequence ATGAAAACTATATGCAAATTCACTAAATCCATTCAAAGCTTGCACAAAAATGCAAGAAATCTGTCACATTGCCTTATGTTGACACCCCAGGACACCCGGGTTCGGACAAACCCGACCCATATTCCAACTTTACACCAAATCTTGCAAAAATGCGCGAAAGAAAAGCTTCCCACTGAAGGCATGGCTTGCCATAGCTGTATAATCCAGTATGGGTTATTTACAAACACTTTAACCTCAAACATGCTTATTAATATGTACTCAAAATGTGGGTTTATTAACTATGCACGTAAGGTGTTCGATGAAATACCTGAGAGAAGCTTGGTCTCGTGGAATACTATGATTGGATCGTATACTCAGAATGGAAATGAAAAGGAGGCTCTTGATCTTTTTGTCCAGATGCAAAAAGAAGGAATAGAGTTTAGTGAATTCACACTTTCGGGCGTCTTGTGTGCTTGTGCTGCTGAGTTTGCAGTGCTTGAATGTAGACAGTTACATGCTTTTGCGTTTAAGACGTCCATGCTTGCTAACATGTTTGTGGGTACTGCTTTGCTTGATGTGTATGCCAAGTGTAATTTAGTGGAAGATGCTATTCGTGTTTTCGAGTATATGCCTGAAAAAAGTGCTGTCACTTGGAGTTCGATGGTGGCGGGGTATGTGAAAAACGAGCTTTATGAAGAAGCATTAATGATGTTTAAAAAAGTGCAGGTTACTGGAGTTGAGTTTAATCAGTTTATCGTTTCTTCAGTTCTTGCTGCGTGTGCTGCTATAGCTGCTAAAATTGAAGGGATTCAGGCACACGCGGTGTTATTTAAAACAGGATTTGATGTTAATTTCTTTGTGTGTTCGTCTCTTGTAGATATGTATTCGAAATGTGGAAGCATAAACGAAGCTTATTTAGTCTTCTCATGTGCACAAGATAAAAACATAGTGTTACTCAATGCAATGATTTCTGGATTCTCTAGACATGGTCGACCAATGGAGGCAAGGATCTTATTTGAAAAAATGCAGCAAATTGGATTACAACCAAACGAGGTTACGTATGTATCTGTATTGTCTGCATGTGGACATATGGGTTTGGTCAAAGAAGGGAAGAAATACTTTGATATGATGGTCAAAGAACATAATTTGTCGCCTAACGTTTTTCATTATTCTTGCATGGTTGATATTCTTGGTCGAACAGGTTTTATTGATGAAGCGAGAAGCTTGATAGACAAAATGCCATTTGTGGCAACTGCTTCCATTTGGGGGTCATTGTTAAGCTCCTGTAGAGTTTATAAAAACGTCGAATTGGCTGAAATAGCTGCTAAACATCTGTTTGAGATTGAACCTGAAAATGCAGGAAACCATGTGTTGCTTTCAAACATTTACGCAGCAAACAGACAGTGGAATGAAGTAATACAAGCAAGAAAGCATCTTAAAGAAACACAAGTTAAGAAAGAAAGGGGTAAGAGTTGGATTGAGATTAAAGATAAAGTTCATACCTTTATGGTTGGCGAAAGAAACCATGATAGACATGATGAGATTTATTCGAGATTGGACGATATGTTCGAagaaatggaaaagttcgggtataGATGTGAGACTCAACATGATTTGCACAATGTTGAAGAGAAtcaaaaagaacaacttttaagacACCATAGTGAGAAACTTGCTCTTGTGTTTGGATTAATGTGTTTACCGTCGTCTGCTTCAATACGAATCATGAAGAACCTCAGGATCTGTGGGGATTGCCATGTTTTTATGAAGCTGGCATCCAAGATAACAGGAAGGGAGATAGTAGTAAGGGATACAAATAGATTTCATCATTTTAGGAACGGCTTTTGTTCTTGTAATGAGTTTTGGTAA